The Nitrosopumilus sp. b3 sequence GAAGTAACAATTAGCGATTCAGTCCCACGAGCTGCTGTTTTAGATGTTAGAAAATCGTATAGATGGCTAGCTGGGCAAGCAAAAGAATCAGGGGCAGACATCTTTTTGAAAATTAATGTCAACGAGGTAATCAAAAACAATGCAGGAGATATTGTAGGAGTAAGCGGAGTTGGTCCCAATGGGAAAGTTACATTTCATTCTAAAGTAGTAATTGATGCTAGTGGATTTCCATCTACAGTTTCCAAGGCAATGGGATTTGTTACTCAATGGAAGAGATTCGGTGCGGGAGCAGAGTACGAGGCAAAAGCAGAAAATGTTGAATCAGACACATGGTGGTTAATGGTAGGGCAGAAATACTCACCTGCAGGATATGCATGGATTTTTCCATTAGGAGACAATATTGTTAGAATTGGTGTAGGAGTTGGAAAACCAGAATCAAATGTTGACCCAACTCAAAGACTCAAAGAGTTAATTGATTCAAAGATAGGCCCAATACAAAAACTAGGAAAGATAACACCAATTGAATTTCATTACGGATTAATTCCTAATGATGGTTTATCAAGAGATACTGTTTTCAATAATTTAATTTTAGTAGGAGATTCGGCAGGTCAAGCAAATCCATTAGTTTTAGAAGGAATCAGATATGCCATAAAATTTGGAAGAGTTGCCGGAAAAGTAGCATCAGATGCAATCAAATCAGGAAAAACAGACAAAGATGCATTGTATTCGTATGAAGAAAATTGGAGAAAGGCAATTGAATCAAAAATCAATTCAGCAGGTAAAGTACAAAATAGATGGATTGGACTATCAGATAAAGAATGGGATAAAGAGTTAGACATTATCAAAGAATTGAATTCAGAAGAGTTTATTGATTTTATTAAAGCAGAATTTGGATTATCAAACATGGTAAAGTTGGCAACACATCATCCAAAACTTGCAGTAAGACAGCTCTTCAATTTAGTAAAAGGCAAAAAATAATCACTTTACATTAAAAAAGTCAGTTACACGAACATCATGATATTCTAATTGTATAACATAAAGCCCAGGATCAAATGGTTCAGATATTACTTTAGAGAACAATCCTGAAGAATTGTCTTTTAGTGAAATCTCCTCTACCAGATTACCTCTCTGATCAAAAATATCAACAAACAGATCCTCTCTAAAGGCAATTGTTTTCTGAACTGCTCCAGACACTATCAATTTATCATCTTCGTAGGATGCTTCAATTACTGCAGTTCGGGAGCGAATTGGAAGATATCGCTCAATTATCAACTTTAATTCGTCAATATTTTCATCCACACTTTTAGTATCTTTGTCAAGAAAACCAGCCTTTATTTCAGTGATTATAGACGAAAATCGTGAATTACTAGCAAAATCATCACCACCAAATTTTTCTGCAAAGGATTCTAGTTCTTCAAATTCTCGAGCTAATTCAACCAAGTTCAAATCAGAGTTACTGTATTGGAAGTCAAATTCTTCTTCGACATGAACAATCTGAGTTGCCTTTGAATCCTGATACTGCAGCATTACCACATAGAGGCCAGGATCCGTAGGAGCAATCCATTGAGTGTAAAAATTACCTTGTTTTGTATCAGTGAATTTCAAACTGCTGTGAGTACTTCCATCCATATTGAAAATAGTCACGTATAGATTTTCACGTCTATCAAAAACAGATTTTTCAGTTGCACCATTTAGAATCCAGATATCTTTTTCAGGATCAAATGAAATATCATAGATGATTCGTGGGTTTTCTAAAACCAAGTACTCACTAAGATAATCCCCAATCTCAGAGATTTTTGATTCTGCATCAACAAAGTTTGCAATACTGATCAATTCATTAGCATCATCCATCATTTTGCTATATTCATCAATGTATGCAGAAAATTCACTGTTGTAAAAGGTAGACACCATGTTTGAGAAGGCATCAAGTTTTTTACGGAATTCAATACGCTTTATTTCATCTGCAGTATATCCAACATCAGAACCAAGGGGGTCATTTGCATATGCCTGTGATACATCAGTCCATTCCCCGAATAATTCCCTCACCAAAGCATCAGCTTGATCAAGGTCATTTTTTATTACAAGATCTCTTACATCATCTATTTTCTCATTAAACTTTTCTGTAAATTCAATATAATTTGGCAAGAAGCGATTCTTTGTTAAACTAAGTTCGACCAAATTTTCAAGTGATTTTGCACGCTGTAGAATATCACTTGCACGCACTTTGAATGCATCCTTATCATATGAATCCAAATCAGATTTTATTTGAGGAGCTTTCTCACTTACCCAAGTCAATAAAACTTCAATTCTGTCAATTCGCATAATTGAAGGATTGCCAGATTCCATTTGTTTGGCAGTTTCTAAAATTCTCAGAGCATTGTCAATCAAAAATAGATTTTCATAATCTGCTTGAAGCTCAGCCTTTTGTTTCATGGTTTTATATTGAAATTCTAAAAGGACTAGCGGATTTCGTTTTTCCCTTAATTCAGTCATCGATTGATCAAACTCAGATACAATTTCTAAGATCTCATCTGCAGATTCAGCATTTTCTACTCTTTCCAGGAGCAATTTCCAATCAGCTACAAGTGCAGAATCAATTCCACTTGATTGTGAAATCTCAACACTCTTGTTAATCCTTGAGGAGATATCTATTATCTGAGCCATTTGCATGATTTCAGATTCTGAATCCAAAATGCTTTGAACTGAAGTTGCCAGAGCCAAATCAGTTTCCAAATCATCCCAATCAGGCATGATCAGATTGGCCAGATCACTGTTTTCCTCAGAATCATTTGAAATGAATCTCTCAACACTATCTAGCTCTCGTAGTAAAATTGCAGCTTGGTGTAATTCTGAAACACGGGTTTTTGATTCAATTAATTCAGCAATTGATTCTTTACTCATCAAAGATGGTTTAAGAGACTCCCAATCGTTTTGAACCAGTCTATAGAGATCACTTTGTTTTCTGGATACAACATCAAGGTATCTTGATTTTGAAAGGATGTCAATTAGTTCCCCTAATTCATCAGAATAGACAGGGGCAGTTCCTCGTGCAAAAATAAATCCCACCTCATTTTTCACAGGTTTGCTCATTACAGTGTCAGATTTTTTCATCAAGTTGAGCAATGTCTCTTCTAACTCATCAAATGTGGGCGTTCTTTGATTGCTTATCTTTTCAGGATTTACATTTCTAATATCCACAAAGACATCACTTAACAAATTTATGGCTGTGGTTTTATCACCAATTTGATAGTAAAATATTGCAGCGTAGATTGCTTTATCAATGGACTTTGCGATTTCAAAAGATATTTCATCATCATCTAATAATTTTTGAACAGAATCTAGTGAAGAAGATATTGCAGGTCTAATTAAAGGATCAACATCTAGAATTAAATCATCAACAAAATATTCAGTCCATAAATTAACATAAGTAGATTCTAGATCAGATAGATTATTTGATGTTTGATTAGATATGGGTGATGCAATTTCAAACAAGCCACTAATTGATAACGCTTGATCATTTACCAATTTTTGTGCCAAAGAAATTTTTTCATCATTGTTTGGTTCAGAGAAAGTTGATGATGAAACAGTAAATGTTGTTGATTTTGAGTAATCACCATAAAATAATTTGATTTCATATTCGCCTGGAAGTCCACAAATTCTACCTTTCAGTGGAATTACATCAGTAATGAAAACTCCATTTGATAAAGGCATGAGTTGTTGGATTTGACACAAATCACCTTCAGGATTAAAAATTTGCATTATCAAAAAAGAATCATCAGTTATGCTTGCTATATTTCCATAAATGAAAAGAGGTTCGCCGCCATCATAATTTCCAAAATCATCAAGAATAGTAATCCTATCAGGGCTTTGAGCAGACGCATAGACAGGCATCAATAGTAAGGCCATTAGGCTCAAAACTACTGGAAATTTCCCCATAAAGTTACAAACCGAGATTAATCATACTTAAAACTTGAGTAGCTATGATATGTAGAAAATCCTATTCTATATAATCAAGCCATGACAACTACATTACTGTAGTTGCCAGACTTGATTTTTGGTACAGTGTTGGTATGGCTGGTATTTTTCAACATACAAATTGAATGAAATTGCTCTCTTGTGCAAAGTGCACAATTTTTACAAATCATGCTATTGGTCTTCAAGCAGTGTGAACATTTAGTATGCTCATATAATTTTCCACCACAGTTTCTGCATGATTCATCAGGCAATTCTTTTCAAACTAAAATAATTATAAATAAAATATAAGAAGCACGTATAAGTCGTTCATATCAATCATCAGTGAAACGAAAATTAAAATGAAATAAAAAATCAGCATCAGTTATGGATGGAGTAAGAAAGACTTTTGATGAATGGGCTCAAAATGGGAGGGCAGAATTAATGGAGGCAGAGCACGGAAAGAATGTTTCAAAATTTTTACAATCCATATCTTTTGAGAAACCATTTACATTTCTTGATGTAGGTTGTGGAAATGGTTGGGTAGTAAAAAAAATTTCAAAAGAGAAAAATTGTAGAAAGGCAGTAGGGATTGACAAAAGTAAGAAAATGATCATTCAGGCAAATCAAAAAAAGGATAGTGATAAAGAAGAATTTATTCATACAGATGTTGAGTCAATGAAATACAAAGGAAAATTTGATTTTATTTTCTCAATGGAATCGATTTACTATGCAGATTCAATTGATGTTGCTCTTAAGAAAATATTTAGCATGTTAAAACCAGGAGGAAGTTTTTTCTGTGGGACGGATTTTTACTCTGAAAACAAGGCTACTGCAAAATGGGCAAAAATTATGAAAATACAAATGCATTTGCATTCAAAAAAAGAATGGAAAGAGTTTTTTAAAAATACAGGATTCATAACAAAAACAAAGCAAATCAAAGATTTGAAAAGTAGGAAAAAATGGAAACGTGAATTTGGCACATTGTTCATCATAGGGACAAAGCCACAAAGGTAATACTCAAATTCGATCAAGATGTTATAATATCATGTGAGCTGGAGCACGAGACGCTGCTACGGCAGAGGAAACTCCTCCCTCCATACAGGAAATGTGATCCGGAGATGGATAATCAGAGATGATTGGCAACGGAGCAGAAAAAAATCCAATATGGCGCACTATGATGGCAAAACCTGAGGTTTCCATAAACGGAATGAAACAAGCCGCCCCACATGGAGCAAGGCCAAACAGAACTTAAAGTTCCTGTACTAGGTTCAGGTAGGCTGCAAAGCGAAATATCGTGAAAACAGAAGGAGGGTTACTCCCAGCACACATTTTTTAATTTTTAAAATTCTAACTCATAGATTGAGCATTCTCTTTACAAATTTCTGCGGCACAACCACATGATGCATCACATAGACAAGAGCCTTGCATCTCACAATCACATTCAGAGCCCATTTCAGCAGATGCAGCACAGCCACATGCTGCCTCTTCACGACTAGCCAATGTTGGAGGAGGGGTTGTTGTTTCTTGAGGTGCTGTGTCTTCATAAACACTTCTAGTTTGTTGATAATCAGTTTCATCTTTTAATTGGGCCTCACCTCTATTGGTTTGATAACCTCCAGATGATGCACTGGTTTGATAACCAACTAATCTACTAGGATCAATTCCTTGTTGACCAACTTTTTCGTTTTTAAGAGATCTACTACTTACAAAGAAAAATGCAATTCCTGCAACTGCAGCTAGTCCTGCCATTCCATATACTATGAAAATTGGAAAATCACCAGTAGATGTTGTACCATAACCTTCAGGGGTTGTTGGAGTGACACCTGCAATTTCAAGACCATCCAAAACATCCAAAGCACCAAATCCAATTAAAGATAAGTTAGCTGTGTCTGAAGATTGTACACTTCTAATAACATATCTTTCATCAGCATTAATTTCTGCTGTAAATACTCTTTCTACTTGTCTTCCTTCTCTAATACTACTTTCACCCATAGTCCAAGTAGAGACGACAAATCCCGAAATAGATTCATCCAATCCAAATGTTCCAGCATCTACATTGATACCAGTAGGATCAAACAAAAAGTGCCAATTAGTAATTGGCTGTTCTAAAATAAAGTCAGCATTGATTACAGGTCTATGAAGAACTTCTTCGGCTTCAGTTCCAGAGATCACATTAAAAACTTCAGGTTCTTGGTCTCTTAGCATGTTAATTGGGATATTGATTTCAACACCATCAATGTTAATTTCGTCATTTACAGTCATACCTCTCCATCCTAAATCTACCAATGATCTTTGAGAATCTTGGGTAATCACATAACCAGAAAGAGTTCCTTCAAGAAGGACTTTGTAATCTATTGATGTGTTGATATTTCTTCCTTTAAGAAAGAATTCATAGGCCACATTCAAGTCGGAAATTTTTGCATGACTTCCATCATCAGATAATTTTTGATTTAATTTATTCATTAATTCTCGAACTCCAGGGTTTGAAGAATCTGCAACTCCAGAAACAGTCCATTCTTTTCCTTGGAGTTCATCAAAGAGTTGTCCACCGTTAGGATATTCAATAAAGACAGTTTTTAGATAATGCATTGAAAATGGAGATTCATCAGCATTTGGATTTATTCGTGCATCTAATTGTGCAGCCCATGCAGGACTAGAAGTTCCAAATACAACAAGACCCACAAGTAAAACTGTTAAAATTACAGCCCTAGACACGAGTAAAATTCACAAAATAACAGTAATAAACCTATCCTAAATTTTCTGATCGCATTTTTTTGAAAAAGTAATATGAGGTAATATAACAAATCTTGATAGTTTTAGGGGAAAATGGAATGATCACAGTATTAGCAGGAGGAACAGGTTCAGTCAAATTAGTTAGAGGGCTAGTTGCTCAAGAATCCAAAGTCAATGTGATTAGCAATGTTGGAGATAATTATTGGCTTTATGGTCTCTATGTTTGCCCAGATATCGACACTATCGTTTACGGTTTAGCAGATTTACTTGATCAAGAAAGAGGTTGGGGAATGAAGAAAGATACTTTCAACTTTTTGCGTCAAATGGAAGTTTTTGGAGAAGAGACATGGTTCAGAGTGGGAGACAGAGATGCTGCAACACATTTGATTAGAACAAATATGTTAAAAAATGGAAAAAATCTTAGCGACATCACAAAATGGATGTGTGAGAAATTTGCAGTAAGTGCCAACATCATCCCAGTTACAGATAACAGTATTGAAACAAGAATTACAACGGACAAAGGAGAATTACACTTACAAGAATATTGGGTAAAGCACAGAGGTAAAGATCCAGTTTTAGGAATTCAATATATCGGAGCCGATAAGGCACGTCCAAACCCTGAAGCAGTGAATGCCATCCATGATGCAGATATGGTAATTTTGGCTCCAGGAAATCCACTAACATCGATTGGTCCAATGCTACAGATTAAAGGAATTAGAAAAGAATTATCAAAAATCAAGAAAAAAGTTGTTGCAGTGAGTCCTCTGATTGGGGAGAATGCAATTAGTGGGCCTGCAGCAAAATACATGCAAGCAGCAGGAATTGAATCAAATGCTTATGGATTAGCAAAAATGTATTCAGATGTATGTTCCAACATAATATTAGATACGAAAGACAGATTACTTACAAAGAAAATTCAAAGTTTGGATATGAGAGTTTTTGAAACTAAAATAACTATGAAAAATAAATTAGCTGAAGACGCATTAGCAAATTTCATTTTAAAACAAGTCCACGTTTAATTTGAAAATAGCTGCAATAATTCCTGTAAAAACTTTCTCTAAAGCAAAGACACGTTTAGATTTATCTCCAGAAAAAATTGAAAATTTGTGTGAGGTTATGCTAGAAGAAATTCTGCACACAATTTCAATCTCACCTCATATTGATAAAACAGTAATCGTAACAAAAGAAGAAAAAGCAATAGAGATTGGAAAAAAATTCAAGGCAGTTGTCTTGATTGATGAAAAAGAAGAGAGTGTAAATAACGCAGTAGCAATTGCAGACAAATATCTTTTAGAAAACAATTTTGATGCATCCATTGTTTTTCCTCAAGACATTCCATACATCAAAACACAGGACATTGATTTTATGCTAAACTACAAGTCACCTCCAAATTTTGCAATAATTATTCCCTCAAGAAGATTTGATGGGACAAATGCCCTTGCAAGAATGCCTATCGATTTAATGGAAACCCATTATGATGAGGACAGTTATAAAATTCATATGAATACTGCAAAAGAGCACACCCTAAATGTTGCAATGGTTTTTGTTAAAAGAATAATGTGGGATGTAGACAATATGGAAGATTTGAGATTTTTACTAGAACAAAAAGACAAGCCACATATTACTGAAAAAATTAAAAAAATTTTAGAAATCAACTGAATTGCAGTTTTAGTAAGATCAAAAAAATCAAGATTGGGATCACCAACAAACTTATAAACTATAATTTAGAAAATCTTAAATAGTATCATAAAAGGTTTTGTGAGATATAAAGATGGTTAAAAATGTAAATCCAAAAGACAAATGCCCAAGATGTGGGCAAGGAACAGTTGTCACTGATGCCAATACAGGAGAGAATTTTTGTGGTAAATGTGGATTTGTAATTACTGATAAAGTTGAAGAGTCAGGGCCAGAATGGAGATCATTTTCAAATGAAGGTGAAAACAAGAGTAGGGCAGGAGTTCCAACATCACTTGCAATGCACGATATGGGATTAGCCACTGTAATCAACCCACAAAACCGTGATGCAACAGGAAAGCCATTGACTGCTTCGATGAAGAGTACTATCGAGAGACTAAGAACTTGGGATAGCAGAAGTCAAGTTCACGAGCCAGTTGATAGAAATTTCAGACAGGCATTTAGTGAATTAGACAGATTAAAAGACAAACTTGCAGTAGGAGACGCAGTAATTGAAAAAGCAGCATACATTTACAGAAAAGCTCTAGAGAAAGGCTTGGTCAGAGGACGTTCAATTTCAGCGCTAATCGCATCAGCACTTTATGCTGCATGCAGAGATACAGAAACCCCACGAACTCTAAAAGACATCGGTCAAGCAAGTAACATCAAAAGAAAAGACATTGCAAGATGTTATAGGCTATTACTGAGAGAATTGAATTTAAAAATGCCAGTAGTAGATCCGATAAAATGTATTTCAAGAATTGCAAGTAAGGCAGGACTGTCAGAGAAAACAAAAAGAAAGGCAACTAAAATTTTGCAAACAGCAGAAGAAAACAAAATTTCTGCAGGAAAGGATCCAATGGGATTAGCTGCTGCTGCACTTTATGTAGCATGTGTCACAAATGGGGAAAACAAAACACAAAGAGATGTTGCAGAAGCTGCAGGAGTGACCGAAGTCACAATCAGAAATAGATACAAAGGTTTGAAAGTAGCACTAAATCTTTAATGCAGATTCGTTTTTAGAATAAAAACGATTTACAAATAAAATTGAAATTGAGATAATCCCAGATATCAGTAACAATATTTCTAATGAAGACATTAGTGGGTAAGAAAAGGCATCCTCAATAGTGATGAAGTTTAATTGTGAAATAAAATTTGCATAAGAGAAGACAAAATAATTCATAGCCCAATGAATCAATAGAGATGCCACAAACCCATATCTTAGATAAACCCAACCTAGTATAACGCCACTGGCAGCAGCTTGTGCAAATTTTCCTTCAGTCCAAGATTCTGCAAATGCAATATGTGCAAATCCAAAAAAGACGCCTACAAATGCAATTAGCAAAAATGCTTTTTTGTAATCGTATATTCGAAGTGTGTTTGGATTCCATAGACATTTGATAAAATATCTGAGAGATGATTTGTGAGAATATAAGGCAAACAGCGGGATGCCAATCAAGATTAGGCGAAACCCAAATTCTTCAATCAAAGGCGCAAGTGAGACATAAAAAAACTGAATTAGATAATTGTCATCTAGAGGAGGCACAGTTACTATGCCGAATGCCTCCTGAACGTAATTAATTACTGCAGAAATCAGGATTAAGATTGAGAACCATTTTGTAATTCCAATCATATAGTTTGTTGTCGTATTGAATTTTCCAAAAGAGATGATGGGTGAAAGTGATTTTAAAAATCCATGTTTTGGACCTAAAATTGCAATTGTAAATAACGTAGCATAAAAAATCCATAAAACAACAAATGCATCTCCAAGGGTTACATCAAGGGGTGCTTGATAAAATTCTGTACCTTCAAAAATAGCCAAATATGTTAGAGGGTATTCAAAATTAATATCATCACCAATGTTACTTTCAAATACAATATAGATTCCCATTGGGAATGAAACAAGTAACAAACCAAGAATGATTGATTGTAATGCAGTAAACGGGATTCCAAGGAATTGAAGAATTCTATTGGGATGTTCCAATGTATTCTAATGTAATTCTATAGTATCTGCAGCAAATCCCAAATTAATCAAAGTGTCTTTGATACTGTCTCTATGATCACCCTGTAAAAAGATGTAACCCTCTTTGGCAGTTCCCCCACAAGCATATTTGTTTTTGAGTTCTTTGGCAACAGTTTCTAAATTATTTAGTTTTGGATCTAGTCCTTCAATCATAGTACCTTTTTTCTTAAATCTTCTAGTTTCTAATCGGATAATGATTTTAGTGCTATCTTTGGCAAGTTCACCGCATGCACACAAGTCTTCTGGTAGACCACAAGTATTACAAATTACTGCCATTCGTTCGAAATAAATTCAATATTACGCACTATTAAGCCTTGTTTGAATTAATCATACAAATTAAAAATAAACGGATTTTTTAGATAGAAAATCAATGAATAGTAATGTCCAAAGATCTTACAAAAAAAGCTGCTGAAATGCTGTTAAATGGGGCGACATTACTTGGAGATCCTTGTCCATATTGTAAAGGAGTCAGAGTGATGAAAGAAGGACACGCATTATGCATCAATTGCGGACGCGAGCCAGAAAAAAAAGAGATCATGTCAGATAAAACATCTCAGAAAGAAAAATCAGGACTAGAAGAAACTCTTGAAAGGAAGTTGCAAATACTCTCAAAAGAACTCGAGGCAGAAACAAACCATGAAAAAGAGCAGGAAATTCTAAAATCACTCAATTCAGTGCTAGAAACATTAGAAAAAATTAAAGGAAAACAATAAAGTTTTTATGTAAAAATCCGGATGTCGAGGTATAATGAGTAGTAACAAGAAATCAGCACCACTGCCAGCATCAAGTGGCGGATTAATGAGATTCTTTGAAGATGAAACAAAAGGTTTCAAAATAGATCCAAGAATCGTAGTATCCATTCCAATTAGCTTAATTGTAGTTTCATGGGTAATCGATCTTTTCCTAGCTCCGTGAAAAAACAATGGAACAAGAATCAGACGATGTTTCAAATATACACAATAGGTTTTCCCTTACTCTAGTTAATCCATCATCACATTATTTTTCATTAGTTGTTTCATTAGTAGTAGCCTCAGTAATGGTTCTTGCAACATATTTTGGTTACTTGAGTGAGTTAGGTTTTGAACAAAATTGGTACAGACTACCAATTGTTCTAGGAGTTTTAGTTGTAACTCAGTTACTAGACACTAGATTCTCAAAGAAAAAAGAATTTTCAAAGTCACTGCATTCATCGCTTTTTGGAAACATGTTATGGACAGTAACAATACTGATGGGCCTACTATCAAGTGTTGTTTTAGCAAAAGAGATAGAATTATTCTTCATTGTTTTCGGAGTATTGCTTTTTGCAAGTTTCAGAATAGGGATTTACACT is a genomic window containing:
- a CDS encoding NAD(P)/FAD-dependent oxidoreductase; translation: MKEEYHYDLVVVGGGPAGSSAAFTAAKNGVKVALLEKEDSIAETVRTSGVTWIKNIKEFGIPDDCFNPIKNFSFCSSNNEVTISDSVPRAAVLDVRKSYRWLAGQAKESGADIFLKINVNEVIKNNAGDIVGVSGVGPNGKVTFHSKVVIDASGFPSTVSKAMGFVTQWKRFGAGAEYEAKAENVESDTWWLMVGQKYSPAGYAWIFPLGDNIVRIGVGVGKPESNVDPTQRLKELIDSKIGPIQKLGKITPIEFHYGLIPNDGLSRDTVFNNLILVGDSAGQANPLVLEGIRYAIKFGRVAGKVASDAIKSGKTDKDALYSYEENWRKAIESKINSAGKVQNRWIGLSDKEWDKELDIIKELNSEEFIDFIKAEFGLSNMVKLATHHPKLAVRQLFNLVKGKK
- a CDS encoding class I SAM-dependent methyltransferase, encoding MDGVRKTFDEWAQNGRAELMEAEHGKNVSKFLQSISFEKPFTFLDVGCGNGWVVKKISKEKNCRKAVGIDKSKKMIIQANQKKDSDKEEFIHTDVESMKYKGKFDFIFSMESIYYADSIDVALKKIFSMLKPGGSFFCGTDFYSENKATAKWAKIMKIQMHLHSKKEWKEFFKNTGFITKTKQIKDLKSRKKWKREFGTLFIIGTKPQR
- the cofD gene encoding 2-phospho-L-lactate transferase yields the protein MITVLAGGTGSVKLVRGLVAQESKVNVISNVGDNYWLYGLYVCPDIDTIVYGLADLLDQERGWGMKKDTFNFLRQMEVFGEETWFRVGDRDAATHLIRTNMLKNGKNLSDITKWMCEKFAVSANIIPVTDNSIETRITTDKGELHLQEYWVKHRGKDPVLGIQYIGADKARPNPEAVNAIHDADMVILAPGNPLTSIGPMLQIKGIRKELSKIKKKVVAVSPLIGENAISGPAAKYMQAAGIESNAYGLAKMYSDVCSNIILDTKDRLLTKKIQSLDMRVFETKITMKNKLAEDALANFILKQVHV
- the cofC gene encoding 2-phospho-L-lactate guanylyltransferase, with translation MKIAAIIPVKTFSKAKTRLDLSPEKIENLCEVMLEEILHTISISPHIDKTVIVTKEEKAIEIGKKFKAVVLIDEKEESVNNAVAIADKYLLENNFDASIVFPQDIPYIKTQDIDFMLNYKSPPNFAIIIPSRRFDGTNALARMPIDLMETHYDEDSYKIHMNTAKEHTLNVAMVFVKRIMWDVDNMEDLRFLLEQKDKPHITEKIKKILEIN
- a CDS encoding TFIIB-type zinc ribbon-containing protein — translated: MVKNVNPKDKCPRCGQGTVVTDANTGENFCGKCGFVITDKVEESGPEWRSFSNEGENKSRAGVPTSLAMHDMGLATVINPQNRDATGKPLTASMKSTIERLRTWDSRSQVHEPVDRNFRQAFSELDRLKDKLAVGDAVIEKAAYIYRKALEKGLVRGRSISALIASALYAACRDTETPRTLKDIGQASNIKRKDIARCYRLLLRELNLKMPVVDPIKCISRIASKAGLSEKTKRKATKILQTAEENKISAGKDPMGLAAAALYVACVTNGENKTQRDVAEAAGVTEVTIRNRYKGLKVALNL
- a CDS encoding CPBP family intramembrane glutamic endopeptidase gives rise to the protein MEHPNRILQFLGIPFTALQSIILGLLLVSFPMGIYIVFESNIGDDINFEYPLTYLAIFEGTEFYQAPLDVTLGDAFVVLWIFYATLFTIAILGPKHGFLKSLSPIISFGKFNTTTNYMIGITKWFSILILISAVINYVQEAFGIVTVPPLDDNYLIQFFYVSLAPLIEEFGFRLILIGIPLFALYSHKSSLRYFIKCLWNPNTLRIYDYKKAFLLIAFVGVFFGFAHIAFAESWTEGKFAQAAASGVILGWVYLRYGFVASLLIHWAMNYFVFSYANFISQLNFITIEDAFSYPLMSSLEILLLISGIISISILFVNRFYSKNESALKI
- the yciH gene encoding stress response translation initiation inhibitor YciH; protein product: MAVICNTCGLPEDLCACGELAKDSTKIIIRLETRRFKKKGTMIEGLDPKLNNLETVAKELKNKYACGGTAKEGYIFLQGDHRDSIKDTLINLGFAADTIELH
- a CDS encoding Sjogren's syndrome/scleroderma autoantigen 1 family protein → MSKDLTKKAAEMLLNGATLLGDPCPYCKGVRVMKEGHALCINCGREPEKKEIMSDKTSQKEKSGLEETLERKLQILSKELEAETNHEKEQEILKSLNSVLETLEKIKGKQ
- a CDS encoding preprotein translocase subunit Sec61beta gives rise to the protein MSSNKKSAPLPASSGGLMRFFEDETKGFKIDPRIVVSIPISLIVVSWVIDLFLAP